Within Bradymonas sediminis, the genomic segment ACGATCTTTAAGGAGCTTCAGCCCCAGCATCCCCAATACGAGCGCCTGCTCGACGCGCGCGCGCGTTATCTGGGCATCGCTGAGAACGGCGGGTGGGAGTCGGTTCGGCCCACCACGCTTGCCCTGGGCGCACGCTCAGCGCGCGTGATGGACCTGCGCACGCGTCTGGCCGCCGAGGGGTATTTGACCCTGGTCTCTGAGGAGCCTGCGCCCGTCGATGCCGCGGATTCGGATGCGGAGAGCGCCGGCGCCGATGGCTCGGCCGATGTGGCGGCGCAGCCCGACGCACAGCCCGCGCCCGTGGACCCCGATGTGGTCGACCAGGCCTTGCTCGATGCGGTCAAGCTCTACCAAGAGACCCACCAATTTAACGCCAGCACCACCTCTCCGGATGCCGGCTTTTGGCGCAGCCTGAACGTCCCGATCGCCCGGCGTATCGAGCAGATCGAGCTGAGCATTCAGCGCTGGCGCGAGTCTCAATACGAGGGCGAGAAAGACTATATTATGGTCAATATCCCGGACTTCCACGCCGAGGTCTTCGTCGACCACGAGCCCCAGATGCGCTTTCGCGTGGTGACCGGCGACAATAAGAGGGTCTGCGACCCGAAGACCGAAAAGTGGACCTACCCGCACGCCACGCCCATCATGATGGCCGAGCTGAACCACGTCATTATCAACCCCTATTGGTATGTGCCCCAGAGCATCATCACCAATGAGCTTGAGCCGAAGATGAAGCGGGACCCGGATTATCTGGCCAAAAATGGCTATGAGATCGTCGAGCTCAACGGGCGTGAGTCGATCCGCCAGCTCCCGGGGCCCAATAACGCCCTGGGCTTCGTGAAGTTTATCTTCCCGAACGCCGGCAATATCTACATGCACGACACGCCGTCGAAGCGGTATTTCGACTACCCGGTGCGCGCGTTTAGCCACGGCTGTGTGCGCGTGCATGAGCCCAAGAAGCTCGCTGAGTTTTTGCTCGGCAATGACCCGACGGCCAAAAAATACGATGTCGATGAGTTGATCGACTCGAAGCGGCAGCGCTACGTCGAGCTGGAGAAGAAGATCCCGGTCTTCCTCGAGTATAAGACCGTGCGCGTCGACGACGCGGGGCATGTGAACTTCCTGGCCGATATCTACCGCAAGGATCGTCTGCGCTCGATCACCGACCCCGAGGAGCGCAAGCAATACGAGATGTGTAGCCCGCGGCGGGCCAAGCCCGCGCCGGCGCCGCCGGAGGCCGGCGATGAGCACGACACCACGCTCCCCGAGGGCGTTGAGTCCGACGTCGGTCCCTGACCCAAAAAAACGGGCGCCTCGGGCGCCCGTTTTTTTGGGGGAGTTCGGTGTGCTCAGAAGAGGATTTCGGGGACCGCCGGCTCCAGGCCGCGCGGCATCATCGGGGCCTTAAAGCCCGACAGGTCGAGCAGCGGGATGATCCGGCGAAGATCCATCACGGTGCCCAGCCCCAGGATCTCGTGGGGATAGACCCAGCGCCCGTCGATGCACTCGCGTTTGCTCAGCGACATGCTCTCGCGGCTGCCGTTTAGGGAGCAGACGAAATACCAGGCCGATTCGAATTTCGCGACCGGTCGGCGCACTGTGACCCGTAGGCCCGTCTCCTCGAAGGCCTCGCGCACGCACGCGACCTCCGGCCACTCGTTTCGCCAGATCGTCCCGCCCGGTGGGCACCATTGGCCGCCGCGCCCCAGGTCGAGCGCCCGTCGTATAAAAAATATTTGGCCAGCGTCTTCGATTAACGCCCATGCAGAGGCCATCGTGAATCCTTCTTGGTTTCGCTAATAGTAGTTGCCCTTTTATAGTGGCGAGGGCGTATCAAGAGCGCCACTCGCAACGGGCTCATACGATATAACATAAATGGCTCGCTTCTGATTCCCGGAACTTGTCTCGGGACGAGCTTTCGCCTCAAGCATCCACGATATCGTGAATTAATCAAGAACCTCTATTTTTCGACCGCCCGCGGCGGGTCGATTTTCGCCCCGAACTGCTGCAATATGAGCCCATGAAGAGCACCGACCAAAATCAAAGCGCCGAGCTCGAAGTGCTCAAAGGGGAGCTGAGCCGGATTCGCTTCGCCAGCGAGAACGGTGAGTTCGCGGTGTGCGATCTGGAGTTGCGATCCGGCAAGACCGTCACGCTGGTGGGCAATACCCTTGGCGCCCAGCCCGGCGAGTCGGTCGAGGTCCGTGGCACCTGGCAAAAAGACCCGCGCTTTGGCCGGCAATTCGCGATCGCCTCGATCCGCGCGGTCGCGCCGACCACGCGCGAGGGCATCGAGAAATATCTTTCTAGCGGGTTGATCGAGGGCGTCGGCCCGGTGCTGGCGCGCCGGATCGTCGCGCATTTTGGCGAAGACACCCTCGATCTTCTGGACGCCGCGCCCGGGCGCATCCGCGAGGTTGAGGGGATCGGCAAGGTGCGCGCCGAGCGGATTCAGGCGGCCTGGGGCGAGCAGCGCCTGGTGCGAAGCGTCATGGTTTTCTTGCAATCCCACGGCGTCTCGCCGGGGTTTGCCGCCAAGATCTGGAAGGAATACGGCGACCAATCGGTGGCGATCGTGCGCGAGAATCCCTACCAATTGGCCGAGGATATCCGGGGCATCGGGTTTCGCAGCGCCGACGCGATCGCCCTGGACACCGGGCTCGCCCGGGACTCGCTGGCGCGGCTTCGCGCCGGCGTGCTCTACGCGCTTCGCCAGGCGCACTCGGACGGGCATATCTACCTGCCCATGGACGAGTTAAAGGCCCGCGCGGTCGAGCTCTTGGGGGTGCCGATGGATATGCTGGGCGCGGCGATCGAGTCGCTGACCCACGACGATCGCGTGGTCGTCGAGGCGCTGGGCGGCGGGCGGGCGCCGGCGGTGTATCGCGCCGCCGCCCACCGCGCCGAGAGCGGCGCCGCCGAGCGGCTCCTCGAGTTATTGCAGACCAACTCGTTGCTGAAATTTGGCGATCTCGAGGCGCATCTTCAGGCCTATCTCGACGCGCAGCGCAGCGGCGATGCGCCCTTTGAACTCGCGCCCGAGCAGCGCCGGGCGGTGCTCGCGGTCTTCGAGCAAAAAGTGGCGGTCATCACCGGCGGGCCGGGCACCGGCAAGACCACGATCATCCGCGCGGTGGTGGCGCTCGCCGACAAGCTCAACCAACGCGTCGCGCTCGCCGCCCCCACGGGCCGCGCCGCCAAGCGCATGAGCGAGGCCTGCGGGCGCGAGGCGCGCACCATTCACCGCCTGCTCGAGTTCGCGCCGGGCGAGGGCGGGTTCAAATACGATAAGAAGCGCCCGTTGGACGTCGATCTTGTGGTGATCGACGAGGCATCGATGCTCGACACCTACCTTTTGCACGCCCTGGTGCGCGCGCTGCCCCCGCGCTGCGCCCTGCTGCTGGTGGGCGATATCGACCAACTTCCGAGCGTCGGGCCCGGCCACATCTTGGGCGATATCATCGACAGCGGGCGCGTCGCGGTGCTGCGGTTGACCCGCGTTTTTCGCCAGGCGCGCGAGTCGAGCATCATCGCCAACGCCCACCGCGTAAACGCCGGCCAGATGCCCGTCGCCCCGGCCCACGGCGGCGACAAATTGGTCGATTTTTATACCATCGCCGCCGCCTCGCCGCTTGAGGCCCAGCAGAAGATCCTCGATCTCATCACCGATCGCATCCCCAACGCCTTCGGGCTCGACCCGCTCAACGACGTGCAGATCCTGTCGCCCATGCATAAGGGCGAGGTCGGCTGCGGG encodes:
- a CDS encoding ATP-dependent RecD-like DNA helicase codes for the protein MKSTDQNQSAELEVLKGELSRIRFASENGEFAVCDLELRSGKTVTLVGNTLGAQPGESVEVRGTWQKDPRFGRQFAIASIRAVAPTTREGIEKYLSSGLIEGVGPVLARRIVAHFGEDTLDLLDAAPGRIREVEGIGKVRAERIQAAWGEQRLVRSVMVFLQSHGVSPGFAAKIWKEYGDQSVAIVRENPYQLAEDIRGIGFRSADAIALDTGLARDSLARLRAGVLYALRQAHSDGHIYLPMDELKARAVELLGVPMDMLGAAIESLTHDDRVVVEALGGGRAPAVYRAAAHRAESGAAERLLELLQTNSLLKFGDLEAHLQAYLDAQRSGDAPFELAPEQRRAVLAVFEQKVAVITGGPGTGKTTIIRAVVALADKLNQRVALAAPTGRAAKRMSEACGREARTIHRLLEFAPGEGGFKYDKKRPLDVDLVVIDEASMLDTYLLHALVRALPPRCALLLVGDIDQLPSVGPGHILGDIIDSGRVAVLRLTRVFRQARESSIIANAHRVNAGQMPVAPAHGGDKLVDFYTIAAASPLEAQQKILDLITDRIPNAFGLDPLNDVQILSPMHKGEVGCGQLNTLIQARFNPLSAPLEHGSKLWKVGDKVMQVRNNYDLDVFNGDIGQIQAIDRDAETVRVGFDGRPVTYKFSSLDELVLAYAITVHKSQGSEYPAVILPMLTQHYVMLQRNLLYTALTRAKSLVIIVGSEKAVSIATANHEAQMRYTRLAERLRAQGS
- a CDS encoding L,D-transpeptidase family protein; amino-acid sequence: MQHEIARWHWSFKRGARALILCVLVGAGGGLIGCTEESGAEREMPAPVDHTRVFVEKLLPELDAQLRAQADAVATGSALQNYLEIEASHSWNTRVAGGIKYADLFARLYPEIGYHKAFAQSDGLTPRGAVVLETLLNSGRHDLAPEPYHVARIQTLVSELEKVSAQDPAWEPIKLSGEEANQLVNWIDQHKLDPKDPATRTKVLDALVGASVKDSVDKDELAAKKPAKKEGEEAKTKPPASSEFLATPIPRITETLHGYLGVFEASAKLTAELELRVADGALRYARDMKHFNLVRMDWRDFRDAGGSTAIIYARLEKTFNALREADADTTRTIFKELQPQHPQYERLLDARARYLGIAENGGWESVRPTTLALGARSARVMDLRTRLAAEGYLTLVSEEPAPVDAADSDAESAGADGSADVAAQPDAQPAPVDPDVVDQALLDAVKLYQETHQFNASTTSPDAGFWRSLNVPIARRIEQIELSIQRWRESQYEGEKDYIMVNIPDFHAEVFVDHEPQMRFRVVTGDNKRVCDPKTEKWTYPHATPIMMAELNHVIINPYWYVPQSIITNELEPKMKRDPDYLAKNGYEIVELNGRESIRQLPGPNNALGFVKFIFPNAGNIYMHDTPSKRYFDYPVRAFSHGCVRVHEPKKLAEFLLGNDPTAKKYDVDELIDSKRQRYVELEKKIPVFLEYKTVRVDDAGHVNFLADIYRKDRLRSITDPEERKQYEMCSPRRAKPAPAPPEAGDEHDTTLPEGVESDVGP
- a CDS encoding NUDIX hydrolase; translation: MASAWALIEDAGQIFFIRRALDLGRGGQWCPPGGTIWRNEWPEVACVREAFEETGLRVTVRRPVAKFESAWYFVCSLNGSRESMSLSKRECIDGRWVYPHEILGLGTVMDLRRIIPLLDLSGFKAPMMPRGLEPAVPEILF